Sequence from the Pedobacter sp. D749 genome:
GTCTGTTTTAAACGTCTTACAAGGCGTTTCGATACTTCGTCAAGCTCAGTACAGGCTGAGCTCAACATGACAAATTCAAATGAATTACAATTTATGATACAGCCCCTTTTTACTTTCCAAATCGCTGTTTATTTTTCTGGATCCAGCACCTGGTTTATCGTTCGTACAATATCCTGCAGGTGGTATTTCTCCAAACCTTCACGTTTCGGAAGCACGGCTTCAATATCGCCTTTGAGTTCTGTCAAATGCATTTTTACTAGCGTAGAAATGTCATTTGCCTGCACATCAACGATATTGTATTGCTGCATTTGTTGTGGGGTGTAGCCTCCTGCAGCTGTTGCTGTCAGCATTTTTTTCAGGTTATCTACATAAGCTTTCTGGAGGTTACGCCGGTAAAGATCAATTTGCTGACCATCATAAAGCTCAGACCACACGCCTTTTTTCATATCAGAAAAAAGTTCGTCTATGGTATAGGTTGGGGTTTTGCTTAGCGTGGCATTGAGCAATTTATTTAATGAGCTTACTCCCATAACACTGCCCAGCATATCTTTTTGATAATTTAATATCAGCCGGGTCGGATCGGTAGCGATTTTGCCCGATAAGGAGCCTTCAATTAACCAGGTTGGTGTGCGGAACAACTGCTGGTTCAAAAAGGAAACGGCCTGCTTTTGAATCTGGGCCGGTACATTTTTATACACCAAACCTGGCTCATCAACAGTCTTTAAATCCGTATAAACCCCGGCGATGTTTTTTGCCACGTGCCCCAGGTAACGTCTGTACTGGTTGGCGACTTCGGCATACATTTCTTTTGCATTTCCATAACCTTCATTTTCCTCTTTTGTCCATTCTATCAAATTGGGCAAAATGCGTTTCAGGTTTCTGATGCCATATTCACTGGCCAGCATGGCATTGTCGCCCAGATCTTCGTTCTGGCTACGCGGATCGGCGGGGTCTGCCTCTGTTCCAAACCATAATCTCGGATTTGCAGCCACACGTTTACTGATCATTTTACTCAACGGCCCGTGTTCATCTTCAGCTCTGTTATACTGGGGCATCCATTTGTAGCCCCATTCAATTGCCCACTTGTCGTAATCTCCAATCCTCGGATAAATCCCTGCTTTCCCAATGTGATCTTCGGGTTGTGCTACGTAATTAAAACGTGCATAATCCATAATTGATGGCGTATGTCCGTTGGCTTCTACCCATTTCTTGTTGCGCAACAGCTCAACCGGTACAGTAGAGGAAGAACCGTAGTTGTGCATCAAGCCCAAAGTATGGCCAACTTCATGCGAGGAAACAAAACGAATAAGATCACCCATCAGCTGATCGTCAAACTTCTTTCTAGCCCTTGGATCTACTGCTGCGGCCTGGATAAAATACCATTTACTAAGAATGCTCATAACGTTATGGTACCAGTTTACATGGGTTTCCAGGATCTCGCCACTACGCGGATCATGCACACTAGGTCCGCTGGCATTTGCGATTACCGAAGGTTTATAAACGATGGCACTATGGCGCGCATCATCAATGCTCCAGGTAGAATCTTTCGGCGCTTCCTTTGCAAGGATGGCATTTTTGAAACCTGCTTTTTCAAAGGCAACCTGCCAATCGTTCACACCTGCAATCAAATAAGGGACCCACTTTTTAGGGGTGGCAGGATCAATGTAGAAAATAATCTGTTTTTTAGGTTCTACCAGTTCTCCTCTTTTGTATTTTTCTACATCTGCATCTTTAGGCTCCATGCGCCAGCGTGTAATCATCACCTCACGTTTGATCCCTATCGGATTGGCATCAAAATCGACATAGTCTGCCGTAAAATAGCCAACCCTGGAATCTGAAAATCTTGGCTTCATGGGTATTTTAGGCAACAGCATGATAGAACTGTTCAGTTCCAGTGTAGCCGCTGAAGCACCGATTATTGCATCGCCGATAAGCGGGGATTTATTATAGGTCTTTACGGCACGTACCTCAACATTAAGCGGGAAAGCTTTTACGCTTTCCAGGTACGACCTATCGGCGATGAGTGCACCCAGTGATAAACCTCTTTTGGTAATGGTGTTAAAGTAAAAGAGCTCATTGTCACTGTTAAGGATGTCTGTCATCTCTATTACAGTGCCCTTCATTCCTGAAATTGAATCCTTTGCATAAGCTTTGATATCAAATGAACTCAGTATCGGTTGGATATTAGAATTCATGACAGACCGGTTCATGCCGGTGCTGTCATTTGATCTTTCCTCAAAGGAGATGCTCCTGATAAATAATTTATGGTTTGGGCCCTTTTCAAATCTGATTACATTTTCATTAATCTGATCGCCTGCATATCCCATCATTAAGCCCCGTACGCCAGCGCCTGATTTACTGATGCGGCTAACAATCAAAATATCTCTCCCCAATATGGAGTCAGCAATTTCAAAAAAATACTTTTGCTCAATTTTGTGGACCTTAATCATGCCAGGGCTTGTGATCGCCTTATCCGTAATGATTTCTTTATAAGGTTTAGGTTCACTTACGGGCTTTGCCGCCTCTATAGTCTTCTTCGCCGAAATTTTGCTTTGCAGAGAATCTTTGGTTGTTTTCGGATTTTTTTCCTGCCCTTTTACCAGGCTTGTAACCATGAGTAACGTTGAGCAGAGTATTAAAAATTTGTACATTTAGGTATAAATAATTGGTCTATTTGAATTTAAAAGTAATTGCTCTGAAATATACCGAAGGCATTTCTCCCTGTTCCGCCAGGTACTCCCTTAACCACCAGCGAAATGTTCTTGAAATAGCCGGAATTTGGCGTAAGTGTTAAGCTAAAGTTTGCAATCAGCAATTCACCGGTTGCTGCATTTCGCACTTCAAAATTGTATACCGTTCTGGTGGCAGCTTTGGTTGGGTATTTACTCCATGGAGAAATTTCGCGGTAAGCCAATGCTACAGGTGCTGTAACCGATGGAACATTTGCCTGGATAGGGGAGTCTGGCACATTTAACGCATCTTTTAAAATGACTTTCAGTACCGTGCTTTCTGACGACAGGTTTACAAACCGGATGTGCGAAACACTGTCTGCAGCTATAGGTGTTCTATCCGTCTGGATATAAGGGATATCCACTTCGGCCCGCAATATGGTGTCAGGTTTCAAGGCCGTACCACAAAGATACATGGAGTAATTCATCTGCTTGAGGGTATAAGTCCCGGAGAAAAGCACATTCTTACCATCTTTAGAAGAAACCGTTATCATTGCAGGGGATTCTGCCTTAGGGTAAATTAAAACACTACTTGCAAAATTTAGCGTAGCATTCAACTTTACGGCATCTTGACCGGTCCATGCATTTACCACCCTTACTGTTGCAAACCGTTCTTTGCTTTCCTCCTTTTTGCAGGCTCCGATTGCCAGCACAAAAAGAAACATTAAGCTTAAATATCTTATATTCATTTTCTATCTCTTAATTTGACTTCGTGATTAATTTTGTGAAATGCCGGATTTCGTAATTTCATCTAATGGAATCGGCATCGCGTAACGCTTATCATTTGGTGGAAGCGTATAAACCACACCATCTATTTCTCTGGACAGGGTGATATTAGCGCCCTCTACATTCAGGCGCCGCACATCAAACCACCTTGCGCCGCGGTACAACAATTCCCTTCTACGCTCGAGTAAAACGAGGTCAAGTGCTGCTTCCGGAGTTAAGGCGCTGAGCACGGGAGCCAATCCCACAGGAAAACGCTTTGTAGCCATCATATTCAAAATTTCAAGTGCCGGAGCTACTTCTTTCTTCCGTGCCAGACATTCTGCCAAAATCAGGTAAACCTCGTCAGTTGCCAAACCGTTAAACGGCACATAGCGTAAGGCTATATTTTGGTACAAAGCTTTGATATACTTAGCCGGATCATTAGCACTCCTGATGAAAAAACACAGTTTTAATCTCAGGTCATCTTGATCGTAAAGGGCAATTTGCTTCGGGCTCACCTTCGACTTGAAAGTATAACCGTAATCGGAGTAGTTTAACGCATAAAAATCGTAGCCAACAGAAGCGTCGCCATGAAAAGTAGTGTAAATCACTTCCGGATTCCCGCCCTCAAATGGCGTGTTGGAATTTACGTCAAGGTCATTGTAGTCGAGTAGCGTTCCCTTGATCTTTAAAGCCTCCCGCGCGCTTTCCATTGCCTTATCGTAGTTCATCATGCACAAATGAACCCTTGCCAGCAAAGCCAGGGCCGCCACTTTAGAGCCTAATGTCGGTTTTGTAGTGGACTCAGAGGTAAAACTCATTTTTGCGGTTTCCAGATCAGACAAGATCTGAGCATAGGTAACCGCTATGGATGAACGCTGCAGAGGATTATTGGCATTTACCTCCAGAGGCAAAGGGATGCCGGGTGTAACTGCCGCATTCTTCGGGTCATAAGGCATTGCAAAAGCCTGTGCAATCTGAAAAAAAGTATGGGCACGCAGAAAGTAGGCCTGCCCTTTAACATCCCCATATTTTGCTGCATTAGCAGGTGTTTTTGCCAATTCATTTAAGCCTGTAATGATGGTGTTGGCGTATAGGAGCGTTTTGTAGGAATTGTTCCAGTCTAAAGAAGTTTGATAAACAGTCGGATTCCAGTTGTAACTGTTGCGAATGGGCTCCTCTTTCGACTGCCAGATACTGGTAGATAAGTATTCGTATTCATCGCCACAGAACATGGAAAAACTCTGGGTATTGTTGATTACTGAGAAGTTGTTTAATAGTCCTTCAAAATCGGCCAGGCTTTCCGGGATCAGGTTTGCCATTACCGGCTTTTTATCCAGAAATTCCTTTTTACAGCTTCCTAACAAAACAGATGCAACCAGTATAATGACAAAAAGTGATTTATTATAAAAAAAAGGCTTTTTCATATGTGTAAATTTGTTTTTAATGGTTATGAAGCTATCATGATTTTTTCACAAGTTTCTATCGTGCTTTAGTGTTCAAGAACTCGCAAGCTCGGTTTACTAATTAGTGTTTGTGATTGGCAAAATCATGATGGTTTCATATCTAATTTTTTAATGGGAGTAATTGATTACAATGTGGTTCTTAAGCCAAATGAATATTGTCTTGGTGATCTTGCTGAAGTTGGGAAATCCGGATCAATGGGAAGCTTTGTCGATTTCCACAACAGACCAATATTATTGGCATAGGCATACACCTGGAGACTTTTGAAGGGCAGCTTTTTAAACTTTGTTTTGCTGATACTGTACGAAAGCTGGATATCCTGTAGTCTGAAACTGTCTCCTTTTTCTACCAGGGCATCCGACGAATCGTAAGTGAGTTGTGCGTAGGTATTATAAGGGTAATTCGTCATTGCCGGAACATTAGTAACCAATTCGTCACCGGGTTTTTGCCATCTGTTTGCAAAATCAGAGAAGAAATAATTGCCAAAGAAAAGGCTGTTGTAGTCCAAGGCCTGACGTTTAAAATAATGACCCAGGCGGTAGGCAATTAAAAATGATAAGGATAGGTTTTTGTAGTTAAAATCATTTCGGATACCGCCAGAAAATTTTGGAATATTATTGCCGATATATACAATATCCTGCTCATTGGCCGCACTAATTACCGAAGCCAGGTCAGTCGTGGCCACACCATTGGAATAAATCATAGGTTGACCAAGTCCGTTTAAACCTGCGTAACGGTAAGTGAACAATGCGGAATAGGCATAACCCAGCCTTGGAATAGTAGAATTGTTCAATACTGAATTTCTCGGGTTTTGTTTGAGGTCGAGTTTAGTGATTTTGTCTATTGCAGAACTTAGATTCAAACTTGTTGACCATGAAAAATCTTTACCTGATATTTGTCTTGAATTGAGGGAGAGGTCGAAACCTTGTGTCTTTACGTCAGCAAAATTCCCGGTAAAATTGATTACACCAACCTGAGGGGCAACGCTCTGTCCGGATATCAAATCGCGGGCATTCTTCCTGAAAAACTCAATACTGCCGCTAATCAGGTTATTCTTGAATCCGAAATCCAATCCAAGGTTCGTTTGTTGTACTTTTTCCCATCTCAATTCTGCATTGGGCGGATTGTTGATCTGATAAAAGGACCCCAAACCGGAATTATTTCCTGCTGATAGGCTGGCAATTGTTTTTGCTGAAGCGCTGGGACTGGTATTTCCACTGTAGCCATTAGTGAGGCGTAGCTTTAACATCGGAAGCCAGTCTATATGGTAAAATGATTCGCGGTTAATTATCCAGGCCACACCAGCAGACCAAAGCGGCACCCCTTTTTGATTAGACGCTACACCAAAAAGATTGGATTCGTCTTTACGGGCACTCGCCGAAATAATATATTTATTTTGATAGGAATAAGAAGCATTGGCAAATAGCGAAACAAAGCGATTGGTGGTATTGCTATTTCCAAATTGTATGGGGATAGTGCTGTTTGCACCACTAAATATAGTTTGATAAATCATATTCTGGTTCACACGCTGATAGGTGTCGAACTCTTTGATATAACCAAGCTCTTGCCTTGTAGAGCCCACATTATTGGTGTTTCTGACTTCCGCACCTGCCAGTGCCGAAATCTGATGATCAGACCCCAATGTCTCGTTGTAAACCAGATTTGCCCTTAGGTTATTGTTATTGTATTTACTGTTTTTAATCAAATTGGTTCCACCATAGGGAAAATTCTGGGTGATTACTCCGGTGGCGGAATTGTAAGTCGTAAACATGTTGATCATTTCGCGTGTTTGAAACGATTCCACATCAAAAATGCTGTTATAGTTGGAAATTCCACTTCCATATTGATAAATGGCACTGAACTGTAATGTTGGCTTAATACTATAGCTAACGTCTGCTTTAATGCTATAGTCCTGAATATGATTTACATTCCTGCCATAATTATATTCATCAAGCGGGATAAAAGTCATATCAATCAGCTTTCCACCTGCTAACCCCGAAATTCGTGTTTTTGAATACTTGTAAGGAATCTCCAGCGGGTTCCCCTGGTCATCTGCCAACCTGGTATAGGGGAAAATTGCACCAGTAGGTAAGCTAAAGTTGGATCCACTCCGCTGCGTGTCAGAAAAAGAAATATCTGCACCAATTTGCAGCTTCCTGTTGAAAAAACTGAATCGTTCGCTCAACACAAAGTTCTTCCGGCTGGAGTTGGATTTATCTGCAGAATGTCCGTTATCTAAACTTCCCGATACGTAGTATTGGTTTTGTGGACCACCGCCCCTGATGCTTAAATTGTATTGCTGATTAAAAGTATTGTCCTGTGTATAACGGGTCAGGTCATCACGGATATCAGTGTTTCTCAGTTGAGCAATCTGCCTTTCTGCTTCAATGGCGCTGATTTTATTACTGCGTTGCTGATCTAAGATGCTGACCAATGGGGAAACCACACTCCCGGGATCTGAAAGGGAATAATCATAATAGCCTTTGCCGAACAAAAAGCTTTCTACATCAATAAATTCTGAAGAACTTAGTTGTGGAACAGAATACAGGTCGGACTTGCCAGCCATGGTAAAACTGGTATTTAAGGATACTTGTGCTGGTTGGTTCAGTTTACCCTTTTTCAAAGTGATCACCAATACCCCATTTCCTCCTCTGGCGCCCCATATGGAAGTGGCTGCGGCATCTTTCAGAATGGTGACACTTTCTACATCATTTGGATTGATGGAATTGATGTCTCCTTCAAAGGGATAGTTATCTACCACAACCAGTGGTTCTACTGCAGACCGGATTGTGCTTCGGCCACGAATAGAAAAACTTGCTTCATTGACAGAGTTGGAGGGATTTCGCAGCGTTAGAATTCCTGGTGCCATGTTTTCAATCCTATCGATAATATTAGGACTAACGCCCCTGTTGATTACGCTGGAATCTAAAAATTCATAGGATCCTGTAGCCCGCTCTCTGGAGATTTTCTGATAACCATTGGATACTACTGCAACTTCCTGTAAGCTTTCTGTATTGACAACCAAAACAATAGGTTGATCGGTAATCGCTTTAGCTGCGATCGTTTTAGCGGTATAGCCCGTGTAAGAAATGATGATCAAGGCATCTTCATCGACATTTTTAATTTCGAAAACGCCCAGTTGATTGGTGATCACACTTCTATTGAAATCTTTCAGTTTTACACTTGCACCAGCCAGGGGATTTCCTTTCTCATCCACAACCTTGCCTCTGATGTCCATATTTTTAAAGACATTTATCAAGGCGTCGAGCACAGTTTTTTTCTTTTCGGCTACAACGATGGTTTTGTCTTCAATAACATAGTTCATCACAGTGCCTTTTAAGCAAACTTCCATCACTTCTTCAAGCGATGCACCGCTAAATTTAGCCTGGATGGTTATTCCGGCGTTCAATTTATCGGGTTCCCAAAGCACATGGAAGCCGGTTTGTTTCCCAATTTCTTTAAACACCTGGGCAAGGGTGATTTTGTTTTGGTTTAAAGTAACCTTTTGAGCAAGTGCAGAGGCACTTACCTGCATGATGAAAGCCAATAATAATACAGCAACGAGTTTAATTCGCATGAGCCATTTTCTAAAAATGTGGCACGGAGGACCACATAAAACTTTAGTGGAAATTTTATACATTTGAGTAGGTTTGGTTTAGAAGTGCTTATACTTTAGCGAGCAGCGCACTTCATCTGTAGTTGATTAATTTATTAATCTTATAAAGCCAGATTATTAGGATTCCGATGGCCATCGGAATCCTTTTTTTTTGAGGCGTCGTGATTAATAGCTTTGCATTTCCGTAGGTAGTTCTTTTTTCATGTTGTTTGGTTGGTTTGGTTATGTTGATTTTGGTTATTTCATTACAATGATAGTGTTGCCCTGTATCTCAAATCGAACGGAGCGGGTTAAGCTCAGTTTACTCAATACATGCGAAACTTTAACATACTTGGAGATGCTTCCACTAAACATCTTTTTCTTCAATTCTTCATCTTTAAACTTTACGTCTAGATCGTACCAACGGCCAATATCGTTCATGATCTGTTCAAGAGGCTCATTGTCAAAATTAAAAAAGCCATTCTTCCAGGAAACAGCGTTGTCTGTATCCACATTTTTCACCTCAATCCGGCCTGCTGTTAAAGTTGATTCTTCGCCGGGTTTCAAAATGACCTGATTTACTTTAACACTTCCTTCCAGTAAAGTAGTCCTGGTACGCAAACCATTTTCATATACATTCAGATTAAAATGTGTTCCAAGTACCTCCACTTCCTGATGTATACTTTTAACGATAAAAGGATGTGCCTTATCTTTCGCTACTTCAAAATAAGCTTCTCCCTGAAGTTCTACATTTCGTGTTGATCCTTGAAACGATACCGGAAATTTAACGGATGATGCTGCATTAAGCCATATTTTTGTACCATCAACCAGTTGCAGCTGATATTGGCCCCCACGAGGGGTTGTGATCTGGTTTTGCTCCATTCCTGCATGTTTGCCCTGATCGCCAATAAAAGTATAAACCAATTGTCCCGCCGCTGTAGTCGTAATCTTCACACCATTCTGTTCCGCCAATGAATGATTTACACAGTCTGCCAAAGCGATCTGTTTCCCGTTCGCAAGGGTAAGCACGGCTTTGTTTGTACCCGGATCCACATCTTTTTCCATGCTCAGCGATGGAAGGTCCTGTTTAGAGTTAAGGTAAATGAAAAGTGAAGCTGTAAGGACCATCAGGGTGAGACAGGCTGCGGCAAGCCGGAGAAACCATATGCGTTTGTAGAGCGGAACAATTTTAGGCAGGGCCTGTTGATTGATGCGTTTTACGGACTTGAAAATCTGGAGCAATTTAATTTCCTCTTCAGGAGTAGGGGAGCCCTCTTCAAAAGGAACCAAAAGCTCAGCATAGATCAAATCTTTCAATAAAAATTCATCTGCAACATCAAAATATGTCAGTAACTCCGATATTTCAGTTTCGGAGCATTGATTTTTGAGGAAATTTGAGTAAATACGCTTTAGCTTGTTTTGATCTTCCAAAATAATTGGCCTTTTTAAAGCTATTACGTTTCAAAAACGATCAACATCTAGTCTAAACAAAAAAATATTTACTATTTACCTGAGCTAGATTAATGTTTAAAAATTAATGTACTTTATTAGGACTAATTGGCTAGCCGTTTCGTCATGCTGATCCGATAGCTATCGGATTTATTTTACAAGTAGAAATAGTGTTTTCAATC
This genomic interval carries:
- a CDS encoding zinc-dependent metalloprotease, producing MVTSLVKGQEKNPKTTKDSLQSKISAKKTIEAAKPVSEPKPYKEIITDKAITSPGMIKVHKIEQKYFFEIADSILGRDILIVSRISKSGAGVRGLMMGYAGDQINENVIRFEKGPNHKLFIRSISFEERSNDSTGMNRSVMNSNIQPILSSFDIKAYAKDSISGMKGTVIEMTDILNSDNELFYFNTITKRGLSLGALIADRSYLESVKAFPLNVEVRAVKTYNKSPLIGDAIIGASAATLELNSSIMLLPKIPMKPRFSDSRVGYFTADYVDFDANPIGIKREVMITRWRMEPKDADVEKYKRGELVEPKKQIIFYIDPATPKKWVPYLIAGVNDWQVAFEKAGFKNAILAKEAPKDSTWSIDDARHSAIVYKPSVIANASGPSVHDPRSGEILETHVNWYHNVMSILSKWYFIQAAAVDPRARKKFDDQLMGDLIRFVSSHEVGHTLGLMHNYGSSSTVPVELLRNKKWVEANGHTPSIMDYARFNYVAQPEDHIGKAGIYPRIGDYDKWAIEWGYKWMPQYNRAEDEHGPLSKMISKRVAANPRLWFGTEADPADPRSQNEDLGDNAMLASEYGIRNLKRILPNLIEWTKEENEGYGNAKEMYAEVANQYRRYLGHVAKNIAGVYTDLKTVDEPGLVYKNVPAQIQKQAVSFLNQQLFRTPTWLIEGSLSGKIATDPTRLILNYQKDMLGSVMGVSSLNKLLNATLSKTPTYTIDELFSDMKKGVWSELYDGQQIDLYRRNLQKAYVDNLKKMLTATAAGGYTPQQMQQYNIVDVQANDISTLVKMHLTELKGDIEAVLPKREGLEKYHLQDIVRTINQVLDPEK
- a CDS encoding RagB/SusD family nutrient uptake outer membrane protein, with translation MKKPFFYNKSLFVIILVASVLLGSCKKEFLDKKPVMANLIPESLADFEGLLNNFSVINNTQSFSMFCGDEYEYLSTSIWQSKEEPIRNSYNWNPTVYQTSLDWNNSYKTLLYANTIITGLNELAKTPANAAKYGDVKGQAYFLRAHTFFQIAQAFAMPYDPKNAAVTPGIPLPLEVNANNPLQRSSIAVTYAQILSDLETAKMSFTSESTTKPTLGSKVAALALLARVHLCMMNYDKAMESAREALKIKGTLLDYNDLDVNSNTPFEGGNPEVIYTTFHGDASVGYDFYALNYSDYGYTFKSKVSPKQIALYDQDDLRLKLCFFIRSANDPAKYIKALYQNIALRYVPFNGLATDEVYLILAECLARKKEVAPALEILNMMATKRFPVGLAPVLSALTPEAALDLVLLERRRELLYRGARWFDVRRLNVEGANITLSREIDGVVYTLPPNDKRYAMPIPLDEITKSGISQN
- a CDS encoding SusC/RagA family TonB-linked outer membrane protein, with translation MRIKLVAVLLLAFIMQVSASALAQKVTLNQNKITLAQVFKEIGKQTGFHVLWEPDKLNAGITIQAKFSGASLEEVMEVCLKGTVMNYVIEDKTIVVAEKKKTVLDALINVFKNMDIRGKVVDEKGNPLAGASVKLKDFNRSVITNQLGVFEIKNVDEDALIIISYTGYTAKTIAAKAITDQPIVLVVNTESLQEVAVVSNGYQKISRERATGSYEFLDSSVINRGVSPNIIDRIENMAPGILTLRNPSNSVNEASFSIRGRSTIRSAVEPLVVVDNYPFEGDINSINPNDVESVTILKDAAATSIWGARGGNGVLVITLKKGKLNQPAQVSLNTSFTMAGKSDLYSVPQLSSSEFIDVESFLFGKGYYDYSLSDPGSVVSPLVSILDQQRSNKISAIEAERQIAQLRNTDIRDDLTRYTQDNTFNQQYNLSIRGGGPQNQYYVSGSLDNGHSADKSNSSRKNFVLSERFSFFNRKLQIGADISFSDTQRSGSNFSLPTGAIFPYTRLADDQGNPLEIPYKYSKTRISGLAGGKLIDMTFIPLDEYNYGRNVNHIQDYSIKADVSYSIKPTLQFSAIYQYGSGISNYNSIFDVESFQTREMINMFTTYNSATGVITQNFPYGGTNLIKNSKYNNNNLRANLVYNETLGSDHQISALAGAEVRNTNNVGSTRQELGYIKEFDTYQRVNQNMIYQTIFSGANSTIPIQFGNSNTTNRFVSLFANASYSYQNKYIISASARKDESNLFGVASNQKGVPLWSAGVAWIINRESFYHIDWLPMLKLRLTNGYSGNTSPSASAKTIASLSAGNNSGLGSFYQINNPPNAELRWEKVQQTNLGLDFGFKNNLISGSIEFFRKNARDLISGQSVAPQVGVINFTGNFADVKTQGFDLSLNSRQISGKDFSWSTSLNLSSAIDKITKLDLKQNPRNSVLNNSTIPRLGYAYSALFTYRYAGLNGLGQPMIYSNGVATTDLASVISAANEQDIVYIGNNIPKFSGGIRNDFNYKNLSLSFLIAYRLGHYFKRQALDYNSLFFGNYFFSDFANRWQKPGDELVTNVPAMTNYPYNTYAQLTYDSSDALVEKGDSFRLQDIQLSYSISKTKFKKLPFKSLQVYAYANNIGLLWKSTKLPIDPDFPTSARSPRQYSFGLRTTL
- a CDS encoding FecR family protein, whose amino-acid sequence is MEDQNKLKRIYSNFLKNQCSETEISELLTYFDVADEFLLKDLIYAELLVPFEEGSPTPEEEIKLLQIFKSVKRINQQALPKIVPLYKRIWFLRLAAACLTLMVLTASLFIYLNSKQDLPSLSMEKDVDPGTNKAVLTLANGKQIALADCVNHSLAEQNGVKITTTAAGQLVYTFIGDQGKHAGMEQNQITTPRGGQYQLQLVDGTKIWLNAASSVKFPVSFQGSTRNVELQGEAYFEVAKDKAHPFIVKSIHQEVEVLGTHFNLNVYENGLRTRTTLLEGSVKVNQVILKPGEESTLTAGRIEVKNVDTDNAVSWKNGFFNFDNEPLEQIMNDIGRWYDLDVKFKDEELKKKMFSGSISKYVKVSHVLSKLSLTRSVRFEIQGNTIIVMK